The genomic region CTAGTCAAAGGTGTGGTAACAGTAACTCTTGGATAGCTAGAAATTAATCTGTTTCCAGTTAAAATGTCAATGCATGTCAAACGGATATGAAATGAACCCATGTCTGTAGCTGCTGTGCTGTTTAGAGGTTATACATAGCTACATTTTAATCATACCTCCTTAAACAAAAGTTGCGAAGGTAAATTTGTAAATCAAATACTGCAAGCTGTGTTTAGGTATGGACTTAGAGAGTGCTGAGGCCCTTGGtgtgatttttaattacatgGGCATGGAAAATGTTCGGTTTCTGAGAAAGCCGCATCGCGCGAGTTGAGGCTCAAGATGTGGAGGGTAAATTTAACATAAACTCCACTTGGCATGCAGGAAGTATCAGAAGTGACATGTAAAGCAAATTCAACCTTCACAAATTTAAGACTCTCTAACTCGGAAAGAAATGATGCTTCTGAAGATTTCTACATAGATCCTGACAACCTGAGCTATCTTTCTAATGATATATTTCTGAATCTCTGTACAGAGACATTAGATGTGTGAAATATGGTTTTGAGACAATGTAGAGCCAAAGTACTGGTACTACATAAAGGACTCCAACTTCCAAATTATTCCCCCCTGCCCGCCTCCAAGAGTTCCCTATTTATCCAGTTCTAACCAGTATCAAAGTCTGTCTTCATGGCTGGGATTTTGCATCCCGCTTCCCTTGAGGTGTGAATTGGTTTTGGTCCTCCGAGACCAAAATATTAACTGGCTGTTCAGTATTCATTGTGTTTTGTCAGGCTAATGTCGAACTATTTCTCATAGTTAAGCCGAAAGGCACGTAAGACTTAAAGCTGGCAGTCTGTAGGCTTGGGATAACACCAGGGCAAATGGGAGATATTGCTTAATACCCAGGTTAAGTGTACAATAACTCCGATGCTTTCAGCTTCGAGCGAGGGAAGGAGGGGGCTTCGCTCCGGAGCACCTCCTGCCGCATGTTTGCGGTGGCAGGAATGGACAGGCGAGCAGCTGCTGGTGCGGGGGCTCGGGGAGAGGAAAATGGACACTGGGGAGGAAGGATGCGTGGCAATGACCTTCCAACCTGGCGCAGGACAGCCTATTTCCTGAGCTGCTGACTCAAGGGTACAGCAAGCCCTCCCCATGCATGTCCTTGGTTGGGATTGGGCAAGAGAGAGGGAAACAGTGGTCAGGCACCTCAAATTTGCTGGGAAATGTGCAAAACTTGAAACCTGACATGAGTTTTTTGGTGTGAGTCTGGGAACTTATTGCTGGACCTCAATCAAGCATAACTTGactacagaaaaggaaggaaaagcgTGAAGGTTTTTGGTGTtagtggcttttttcttttcctatcgGCAAGTATTATCTTTGTGGATAATGCCTTTAGAATATCTTACATGCAGTAAGGAAGAGCTCTTTCGGTTATCTTGCAATTAGTTTGTATCGCTTTCAGATGAACACCACTAGACTGAAAGGCCAACCTTGACCCTGGTTTATTCGGTGCCAGTATTGCCTGCTTAAAAACTCTGGTGGTGGTCACCCCTTTCCACCCCCTGAGGACTTGgccatttattttcaaaaacaaccCTTCTGAAATCCCAActcctcagatttttttttttaagatgaagaCCTAACTGTAAGAACCTGATTCTGCCCCCTGAAAAACTCCATTTGCATTAACTGAGAGAAAGTGGGAGACGGTCTTTTACAACACATACTGCCAAGCAGGGCCTGATCCTACCACTGGCACGTAACAGGAGTTTGGTACCCCTGGACTCCAGGGGAGTTGCTTGCAGGGCGGGATGCTACCTGGTGCGCAGGTGGTAGAATCGGACCCCTGCAACAGAACTCcttgttattttattattatcgTGAGGTCTCCAAACTTCTCTTGCTTAATGTGCTTCTTGATGAGGAATGATCTCTGAAGGCAGTGTCCTGATAACAGTGTAAGGCGCTGGATTTCCCATCTGaatttgtgactttttttttttcttcccaatttTTATcattctttgctttcctgtatGCAAGGAGCCAGTAATGTAAACAAACATTACGTCCCTTGTGTAAGTGCCTCTGACACCAAATCTCTGAAAATTCTTTCAGTACATCCAGAATTGGTTGGCAAAGACTGCAGAATAAACATAATGTTTCTAAGTATTAAAAgctgggtttgttgtttgttttttttttatcctgggTGCAAACTAAGCATTGACTACTGTCTTGATTTTACAGATTATTTCATGCTGAAATTATGCCTATTTGCATGGATAGTCATTCTTTAAAACTAGCCACAGATGCAGTCCTAGGGAGCACGTAGATGTTTTTACAGGTGAACCGAAAGAGATGGGAGCAATTCCAAAAAGTCTGCATGCTGCCTTTGGCAATATACCCTGTTATTGTGAAGACTGTGCTCTGTTAAGCAAATGTAAAGTTTAATATTAGATAAGCGTcgcatgaaaaatattttaattttcctcagtgttaaattttaagaaacaggaaagagtGTCTAGTGCTTTATGTGCAATGTGAGTTTAGCATCACTAGTTAATAAGTCACAAATTATGTCAAGAGCCTTTTACAAAATGCAAGGAAGTGTGTTATCTTTTTATGCTGTGTTCCTGGGAAACAATGAGAGTTCATATAAAGAGAAGGTATCTTCCTTTCTCACGCAGCTGATTGATgttatttctttcatctttccatattttttctcatcttttctgCATGTCACAGGAAATAAGGTTCTGTGTATTCAAAATATTACATGTAAGAAGGGCTTCACTGGGCATTCGAGATACTGTTCTTGGAGATTTTTCTAAAGCAGAGAGATGTGACAGTGAACATGCCTCGTTTCTGTTATGCAAAAAATTTAATGTCATGTTTTTTAGTTTACGAAATACAGAATCTTCAGCCTTTGGTAGCGGGGCTTGGAGAATATAAGttaagaaaagggaaggaatgtATGGGGAATTCAAAACACTATCATGGCTAGTCACTGGTACATAAGAGGCTATGTTAACAAACTGCATTTTGGCCTTTATTTGATCACATCTCTGTAAATATTATAACCCtcaccataaaatattttaatgtatttttagtttGCTGAATAAATGTTTCCCTACTGATATAAGAgagggttctttttttttccccctagtgTAAGCCTAAATGCGTCTAtgatttctttgcctttcacATACACATATATTATCCTACCTACAATTAAGTGAAAGTTGTTGTTTTGACCTTTGaatgtttattttccagttttatctCTCTTTAGAATGCAAAACTACAATTACAGTTTTTACATCgcaaatgaatttttttaatcaaaattttaTACAATTTCTTGTTTTAACAATCTTAAATAAGGAGTACTTTCATCTTCTTTTGTAACGTGTATCTCAATGCCCTAAATTTAATCAATTGGTTGTCAGAGGCTGTGTTCTTCTAATCTACTCTTTCTTCTGAAGATAAACAGTATCATTTTAGGCATTTGTGCAAGAGAATCATATTACTGGTGCTTaagcagtttttgcttttttaaatcttaatcCATCTTAAACCAGTggagcagaaatatttaaaaatgtttcatttcaagcAGAGTGCATAATAAATTGCAATAATTGTAATGTGCCATAAATCCCAGAGCCtatgcattttgcattttattcagGATTGAGGTCAGGAAATTTGgagaaatttaaagaaaatgattcATCAGTCCTTTTGTTCTGTTGGCCAGGGTCCCAGGATTCTTGAGCTGAGCCCAGCTGACAAGCTTTTGAAGATGGCACAATAACAGTCCAGTGATGCCTGACCATGACAGCACAGCCCTCTTAAGCAGGCAAACCAAGAGAAGAAGAGTTGACATTGGAGTGAAAAGGACGGTAGGGACAGCATCTGCATTTTTTGCAAAGGCAAGAGCAACGTTTTTTAGTGCCATGAATCCCCAAGGTTCAGAGCAGGATGTCGAGTATTCAGTGGTGCAGCATGCAGATGGGGAAAAGTCAAATGTACTCCGCAAGCTGCTGAAGAGGGCGAACTCATATGAAGATGCCATGATGCCTTTTCCAGGAGCAACCATAATTTCCCAGCTGTTGAAAAATAACATGAACAAAAATGGTGGCACGGAGCCCAGTTTCCAAGCCAGCGGTCTCTCTAGTACAGGCTCAGAAGTACATCAGGAGGATGTATGCAGCAACTCTTCAAGAGACAGCCCCCAAGAGTGTCTTTCCCCTTTTGGCAGGCCGACTATGAGCCAGTTTGATGTGGATCGGTTATGCGACGAGCACCTGAGAGCTAAACGCGCCCGGGTTGAGAATATAATTCGGGGTATGAGCCATTCCCCCAGCGTGGCATTAAGGGGCAATGAAAACGAAAGAGAAATAGCTCCGCAATCCGTGAGTCCCCGAGAAagttacagagaaaacaaacgCAAGCAAAAGCtgccacaacagcagcagcagagtttcCAGCAGCTGGTTTCAGCAAGGAAAGAGCAGAAGCGAGAGGAGCGCAGacagctgaagcagcagctggaggacaTGCAGAAGCAGCTGCGCCAGCTGCAGGAGAAGTTCTACCAGATCTACGACAGCACCGACTCCGAAAATGATGAAGATGGCAACCTGTCTGAAGACAGCATGCGCTCCGAAACCATGGATGCGAGGGCCGGTGACTCTGTCGGCAGGTCGGACAACGAGATGTGCGAGCTGGACCCGGGTCAGTTCATCGACCGGGCACGGGCCCTCATCCGGGAGCAGGAGATTGCGGAGAACAAGCCGAAAAGAGAAGGTCCCAAGGAGAAGGAGCAAGGGCCAAACGCCTTCCACCCTGAAGGCAAACATTTGGCCGAGacgctgaagcaggagctgaaCACCGCTATGTCACAAGTTGTGGACACGGTGGTCAAAGTTTTCTCATCCAAGCCCTCCCGCCAGCTTCCTCAGGTCTTCCCGCCTCTCCAGATCCCGCAGGCGAGGTTCGCCGTCAATGGGGAGAACCACAACTTCCACACGGCCAACCAGCGCCTGCAGTGCTTCGGGGACGTCATAATTCCCAACCCCCTCGACACCTTCGGCAGCGTCCCCATGCCCGGCGCCACCGACCAAACCGAGGCGCTGCCCCTCGTCGTCCGCAAAAACTCCTCCGACCAATCCGCCTCGGCCCcaccagctggcagccatcacGCCTCCCTGCACCAGTCCCCGCTCTCGGCCACCGCTGgcttctccacctcctccttccGCCACCCCTTCCCGCTTCCCCTTATGGCCTACCCCTTCCAGAGCCCCCTGGGCGCTCCGTCGGCCTCCTTCCCGGGGAAAGAGCGCGCTTCCCCCGAATCCCTCGACCTGACCCGGGAGACCACCAGCCTGAGGACCAAGATGTCATCGCACCACATGAACCACCACCCCTGCTCGCCGGCCCACCCCCCCAGCGCTGCTGAGGGCCTTTCCTTGTCCCTCATAAAGTCCGAGTGCGGCGACCTGCAAGACATGTCCGAAATCTCGCCCTATTCGGGAAGTGCAATATCCTTTTCAAAAGACAAGTGATAACCTGGCGGTAGCCGGTGGGAGAGGATGAGGGGCTGTGCCTGAGTCCTGGGGCCTCCTCTGTGGGAGCAGGGCACTCGTGGGGAGTGGGCGGCGGGCTTGGTGAGGCCAAATAAAATGCCAGGTGTTGACTCACGGTGCTCCTTCAGCAACAGTGCTCATGTAAAAAAGCCACTGGCCCTCCCCAAGCCTTTTAGACTGCCCCAAGGGGTCAAAAAGCAAGGCGAGCCTACGACCCGGGTGCTAGTGGGTTTCTATGGGCCGGTGGgtccttccccaggcagggagaggtgaTCAAAGGGGCATTGCCTTCAGCCAGAAACCATTCCAAGTCACGGctgcctcctttccctcctttgcCAGGCCAATGCGCGACCTGTGTTAATGGTGTCGTGGCTGGGGCTCACAGAGAGCCATGGTCTGGTCATTGTGAGCCTTCAGCCCTCAAGCGCGTAAAGGAAATGAAGCACAAAAGACACAGGTACTGATATATTCAGGCTGCATCAAGTTCTTTCCCCCACCCAGAGGTCTGTTCCTCAGCCCTTGTGCAGCTGCCTGCTATGCATGATTAACCTCTGTTCAGCCATACACAGAAATCTTTTGTCCTAACATAcacaaagcaaattattttggaaagctAGAGAGAAcaattaaatataaaacttcAGCTGTATTAAATTTACAGGACACTTCCCCTGCGTAAAAGAAAGATGATAATAAAATCTCTCTTTTTAGCTCAATAGCAGGCTTTagttaggggggaaaaaatccatcTCTGCCTTTATTTAGGCATATCCAGACATAGTAatgatattttctcttttttttgttggttttttttttccctggaaactAGtactagattttatttttttcttttttagcaatAACACCTCCCACTCCTTGCATCTTTCCCCCTAATGTGCTTTTTGgtcaaaagatttttcttccaagtacAGTCGTATGAAAAGCGAATAAAATACCGTGTCTGCACGATGCTGAAATTGAGGATTTTGAATGAAGGGTAGATCAACATTTTATCCCAGCTCCAAGACCCCAGCAGAAGgcaacagcacaagcacagagCCTTATATGCAGCTAATTTCGTTCCCCCGTTGATGAAAGTAATTGTGGATGAATAACTCTGCCCCTCCCCGAGTAATGGTAGTGGTGCTGAGAAACTTGTCCCCTTTCCAGGGGTAGCTGGTGAAAGTGGATGCACAAGGCTGTGCCCCATCACTGGGTG from Phalacrocorax carbo chromosome 3, bPhaCar2.1, whole genome shotgun sequence harbors:
- the PROX1 gene encoding prospero homeobox protein 1 isoform X2 codes for the protein MPDHDSTALLSRQTKRRRVDIGVKRTVGTASAFFAKARATFFSAMNPQGSEQDVEYSVVQHADGEKSNVLRKLLKRANSYEDAMMPFPGATIISQLLKNNMNKNGGTEPSFQASGLSSTGSEVHQEDVCSNSSRDSPQECLSPFGRPTMSQFDVDRLCDEHLRAKRARVENIIRGMSHSPSVALRGNENEREIAPQSVSPRESYRENKRKQKLPQQQQQSFQQLVSARKEQKREERRQLKQQLEDMQKQLRQLQEKFYQIYDSTDSENDEDGNLSEDSMRSETMDARAGDSVGRSDNEMCELDPGQFIDRARALIREQEIAENKPKREGPKEKEQGPNAFHPEGKHLAETLKQELNTAMSQVVDTVVKVFSSKPSRQLPQVFPPLQIPQARFAVNGENHNFHTANQRLQCFGDVIIPNPLDTFGSVPMPGATDQTEALPLVVRKNSSDQSASAPPAGSHHASLHQSPLSATAGFSTSSFRHPFPLPLMAYPFQSPLGAPSASFPGKERASPESLDLTRETTSLRTKMSSHHMNHHPCSPAHPPSAAEGLSLSLIKSECGDLQDMSEISPYSGSAMQEGLSPNHLKKAKLMFFYTRYPSSNMLKTYFSDVKFNRCITSQLIKWFSNFREFYYIQMEKYARQAINDGVTSTEELSITRDCELYRALNMHYNKANDFEVPERFLEVAQITLREFFNAIIAGKDVDPSWKKAIYKVICKLDSEVPEIFKSPNCLQELLHE
- the PROX1 gene encoding prospero homeobox protein 1 isoform X4, translating into MPDHDSTALLSRQTKRRRVDIGVKRTVGTASAFFAKARATFFSAMNPQGSEQDVEYSVVQHADGEKSNVLRKLLKRANSYEDAMMPFPGATIISQLLKNNMNKNGGTEPSFQASGLSSTGSEVHQEDVCSNSSRDSPQECLSPFGRPTMSQFDVDRLCDEHLRAKRARVENIIRGMSHSPSVALRGNENEREIAPQSVSPRESYRENKRKQKLPQQQQQSFQQLVSARKEQKREERRQLKQQLEDMQKQLRQLQEKFYQIYDSTDSENDEDGNLSEDSMRSETMDARAGDSVGRSDNEMCELDPGQFIDRARALIREQEIAENKPKREGPKEKEQGPNAFHPEGKHLAETLKQELNTAMSQVVDTVVKVFSSKPSRQLPQVFPPLQIPQARFAVNGENHNFHTANQRLQCFGDVIIPNPLDTFGSVPMPGATDQTEALPLVVRKNSSDQSASAPPAGSHHASLHQSPLSATAGFSTSSFRHPFPLPLMAYPFQSPLGAPSASFPGKERASPESLDLTRETTSLRTKMSSHHMNHHPCSPAHPPSAAEGLSLSLIKSECGDLQDMSEISPYSGSAMQEGLSPNHLKKAKLMFFYTRYPSSNMLKTYFSDVKVPERFLEVAQITLREFFNAIIAGKDVDPSWKKAIYKVICKLDSEVPEIFKSPNCLQELLHE
- the PROX1 gene encoding prospero homeobox protein 1 isoform X1 — encoded protein: MPDHDSTALLSRQTKRRRVDIGVKRTVGTASAFFAKARATFFSAMNPQGSEQDVEYSVVQHADGEKSNVLRKLLKRANSYEDAMMPFPGATIISQLLKNNMNKNGGTEPSFQASGLSSTGSEVHQEDVCSNSSRDSPQECLSPFGRPTMSQFDVDRLCDEHLRAKRARVENIIRGMSHSPSVALRGNENEREIAPQSVSPRESYRENKRKQKLPQQQQQSFQQLVSARKEQKREERRQLKQQLEDMQKQLRQLQEKFYQIYDSTDSENDEDGNLSEDSMRSETMDARAGDSVGRSDNEMCELDPGQFIDRARALIREQEIAENKPKREGPKEKEQGPNAFHPEGKHLAETLKQELNTAMSQVVDTVVKVFSSKPSRQLPQVFPPLQIPQARFAVNGENHNFHTANQRLQCFGDVIIPNPLDTFGSVPMPGATDQTEALPLVVRKNSSDQSASAPPAGSHHASLHQSPLSATAGFSTSSFRHPFPLPLMAYPFQSPLGAPSASFPGKERASPESLDLTRETTSLRTKMSSHHMNHHPCSPAHPPSAAEGLSLSLIKSECGDLQDMSEISPYSGSAMQEGLSPNHLKKAKLMFFYTRYPSSNMLKTYFSDVKFNRCITSQLIKWFSNFREFYYIQMEKYARQAINDGVTSTEELSITRDCELYRALNMHYNKANDFEQVPERFLEVAQITLREFFNAIIAGKDVDPSWKKAIYKVICKLDSEVPEIFKSPNCLQELLHE
- the PROX1 gene encoding prospero homeobox protein 1 isoform X3, producing MPDHDSTALLSRQTKRRRVDIGVKRTVGTASAFFAKARATFFSAMNPQGSEQDVEYSVVQHADGEKSNVLRKLLKRANSYEDAMMPFPGATIISQLLKNNMNKNGGTEPSFQASGLSSTGSEVHQEDVCSNSSRDSPQECLSPFGRPTMSQFDVDRLCDEHLRAKRARVENIIRGMSHSPSVALRGNENEREIAPQSVSPRESYRENKRKQKLPQQQQQSFQQLVSARKEQKREERRQLKQQLEDMQKQLRQLQEKFYQIYDSTDSENDEDGNLSEDSMRSETMDARAGDSVGRSDNEMCELDPGQFIDRARALIREQEIAENKPKREGPKEKEQGPNAFHPEGKHLAETLKQELNTAMSQVVDTVVKVFSSKPSRQLPQVFPPLQIPQARFAVNGENHNFHTANQRLQCFGDVIIPNPLDTFGSVPMPGATDQTEALPLVVRKNSSDQSASAPPAGSHHASLHQSPLSATAGFSTSSFRHPFPLPLMAYPFQSPLGAPSASFPGKERASPESLDLTRETTSLRTKMSSHHMNHHPCSPAHPPSAAEGLSLSLIKSECGDLQDMSEISPYSGSAMQEGLSPNHLKKAKLMFFYTRYPSSNMLKTYFSDVKFNRCITSQLIKWFSNFREFYYIQMEKYARQAINDGVTSTEELSITRDCELYRALNMHYNKANDFENIG